From Gimesia panareensis, the proteins below share one genomic window:
- a CDS encoding alpha/beta hydrolase, translating to MNWLFWCLLILIGIELIIQYCIMRAAYPVLFAPLTDRFQLAGTLSNLPEEDSGIRIQSVSFPSIDGLTLRGLVALPRQTPPRGVILFCHPFKLSGQIGLYQCRGLLDAGFAVFTFDFRNHGKSDQDPQYNSVHWLSEHELNDIRAAIRHLRQHPELKQLPLGMLGMCRGAGAALAVAAQKSEIQYVACEGAFINEELFLDHAIRWGERFLPRLFIQLVPTWEVTRAFRIMIWFSQRRQGCRFVNLKPLLHSLKNRQLLFFVGENDQSVVPRMTDLIIRRIQHSKTTPCQLPEAVHNAGRFAQQKLYDQRLIEFFSQMADSHDQTAGSAADKELVSESELVSHQ from the coding sequence GTGAATTGGTTGTTCTGGTGCCTGCTGATCCTTATCGGCATCGAGTTGATCATCCAATATTGCATTATGCGAGCCGCTTATCCCGTACTCTTTGCGCCGCTCACAGATCGCTTTCAACTCGCCGGCACACTCTCTAATCTGCCGGAAGAAGACTCGGGAATTCGTATTCAGTCTGTCTCCTTTCCCTCCATCGATGGACTGACGCTGCGAGGTCTGGTTGCCCTCCCCAGACAGACTCCACCGCGAGGAGTGATCCTCTTCTGCCATCCCTTCAAACTCTCAGGACAGATCGGTCTCTATCAATGTCGCGGCCTGCTGGATGCTGGATTTGCAGTCTTCACTTTTGACTTTCGTAATCACGGCAAAAGCGATCAGGATCCCCAATACAATTCAGTCCACTGGCTTTCAGAACATGAACTCAATGATATCCGTGCCGCAATCAGACACCTCCGCCAGCACCCGGAACTGAAACAGCTCCCTCTCGGTATGCTGGGGATGTGCCGCGGTGCCGGAGCTGCCCTGGCAGTCGCTGCGCAGAAATCCGAGATTCAATACGTCGCCTGTGAAGGAGCATTTATCAATGAGGAACTCTTCCTGGACCATGCGATCCGCTGGGGGGAACGGTTCCTGCCGCGACTGTTCATTCAGCTGGTTCCCACCTGGGAAGTGACCCGCGCCTTTCGCATCATGATCTGGTTCTCTCAACGTCGACAAGGCTGCCGCTTCGTCAATCTCAAACCCCTGCTCCACTCTCTGAAAAATCGTCAATTGCTGTTCTTTGTGGGAGAAAACGATCAAAGCGTCGTGCCTCGCATGACAGATCTGATCATCCGGCGCATACAGCACTCAAAAACGACCCCCTGTCAGCTCCCGGAAGCAGTTCATAACGCAGGACGCTTTGCCCAGCAGAAACTTTATGACCAGCGGCTGATTGAGTTCTTCTCCCAGATGGCTGACTCACATGATCAAACTGCCGGCTCCGCTGCGGACAAGGAACTGGTTTCCGAATCGGAACTTGTCTCTCACCAGTAG
- a CDS encoding response regulator has protein sequence MVKARSQTPYQLLIADDDSGFREVLREVLAPYFQLFEAESGEQAIELVEQTHVDIVLLDMHMDILTGLEAVRILKQINALLPCILITADATDELRQDASAADAYEVLSKPVKRQELVTTVSHALVETYQDPNIPFWLGN, from the coding sequence ATGGTCAAAGCCAGATCGCAAACTCCTTATCAATTACTGATCGCTGATGACGACTCCGGTTTCCGTGAAGTCCTCAGAGAGGTATTGGCCCCCTATTTCCAGCTGTTCGAAGCCGAATCTGGCGAACAAGCCATTGAACTCGTCGAACAGACCCACGTCGACATCGTGCTGCTCGACATGCATATGGACATTCTGACAGGATTGGAAGCAGTTCGGATCCTGAAGCAGATCAACGCCCTGCTGCCCTGCATTCTGATAACCGCTGATGCGACCGATGAATTACGCCAGGATGCAAGTGCTGCAGACGCCTACGAAGTCCTGTCTAAGCCTGTTAAACGACAGGAGTTAGTCACTACGGTTTCCCACGCTCTGGTTGAGACCTACCAGGATCCCAACATCCCTTTCTGGCTGGGTAACTGA